The segment TCAACCACGATCATTCTTTTAGCAATCTCAGGGTAATTAGCAGAAAACTGCATCACTGTTTTACCACCCATTGAATGCCCCAAAATAATAGGCTTTACTAATTGATGTTGTTCTATAAACTCTTTTAAATCGTCTGCTAAAATTTGATAAGAGAACTCCTCACTATGCGGAGATTGACCATGATTTCTTTGATCAACTAAAAAAACATGAAACTTCTCAGCCATTTGTTTACCCAATGTCAACCAATTATCACATTGGCCAAATAAACCATGAAGTACAATTATTGGTGTTTTGCCTGCTTCTCCTAGCTCTCTATAAAACAAATTCATTTACTCTGTAATTTTAATTAAAAGACGAAACGCTTAGTTTTGAAGTGCAATTTATAAAATCATCTTTTTCAAAAGAGATAATGAAAAGATTCTATCAAAATATTCTACTTTATAGCATCATTTTTAGCGTTTTTAGTGCCTGTGGACTTAAAACTTCTGATAAAATCAATGCGAATGATGTCAATAGACAAATAAAAGAAAGAAAGATTAAAAGGATTAAAGAACCTGAGATCGCCAAAAGAGCCTATGTTTTAGGTCAAGAACTTGCTAAAACGATCAAAGTAGAGGATTGTAGTTCATATGATCTAAAATTACTACCGGATAGTACCAGCAATTTTATCAATAAGATATGGGTAGAATGCCAACAACCTACAGATGTGATTGAACAACAAGTTTGGGATGCCTATAAATACAATATGGAACATCAACTTGATTTAGACGACAATATCCAACGTAAGAAAGAAGGTGGACGTGTGGTTTCCTACCTATATTCATACCCAAAGGTTGTTAACGATTCTCTAAAACTCCTTCAAATTGAGTTGAATCACAAAGCGTTGGTCTTATCTCTTTACTAAGAAGAAGCAAAAAACTATCTTTGCAGCTTCAAAAGAAAAATCATTAGAACTATGAAATATTTGATCGTCGGCTTAGGCAACATTGGTCCTGAATATGAAAAAACACGCCATAATATAGGTTTTATGGTAGCTGATGCTTTAGCAAAAAAGTTTGATGCTAAATTTGAAATGGACCGATTGGCTTACGTTACTGATTTTAAAAATAAAGGAAGAAGTATTACTGTGATTAAGCCCACAACGTTTATGAACCTTAGTGGTAAAGCGGTAAAGTATTGGGCGAATCAATTAAAAATACCTACTGAAAATATTTTAGTCATTGTAGACGATTTAGCACTTCCATATACTACTCTTAGAATGAGAGGCAAAGGTGGAGCCGCTGGTCACAATGGTTTAAAAGATATAGAAGCACAACTATCCACTTCCGCCTACCCAAGATTACGCTTTGGTATTGGTGATAACTTTTCGAAAGGAAAACAAGTAGATTTTGTTCTTGGAGAGTTTTCAGAAGATGAAAAAATTGATCTTTATGGATTAATTGACAAATCTGTTGATATGTGTCTTTCTTTCTCAGCAATTGGGTTATCAAGAACTATGAATCAATTCAACAAATAATCAATGACTGACAAAAAACTAAAAAGCTTATCTGGTTACTGGATGATAATCATTCAGGCAGCACTTTTTGCAGGAGCGGCCTATGTATTGTCACTTCCAAACTTAGGGGCAGTAGCTATGCTGATTTTCTTTATCGACCTAGTTTTAATAAGAGGGTATTTTACTGCTCAAAATGGTGAGTCAGTTTTAGTTTCTCTTATGGGAAAATATAAGGGGACAGTCATAAACTCTGGTTTTTATTGGACTCATCCATTCAGAAAAATTCAACGACTAAACCAAAAAGATCATATCAATCACATTGGTCCATGGAATACTTTTGCAAAAGATGGTGTTGAATTAGAAATGAGTGTTGAGATCAGATGGAGAGTGGAAGACGCTGCAAAGGTATTTTATGAACTTTCTGATCCACAAGAATCTGCTCAATCTATTGCCAAAGAAACTGCTCAAACGTTAATAGAAATGTATCCATATGAAAATAATGGAACAGAACGCGTTTCTTTGCGTTTACATTCAAGTACTATCAATAGTGCATATGCTACTGCATTAAAGAAGAAGTTTCTTGAAGCAGGTATAGTGTTAGAAAGTGCTCGATTTAATGGTATCCGATCATTAAAGAAAAAGCACAACCCTGAGGAAGCTTTAACGCTTGCTCAACAACTAGTGAATGATATACACGAGTTGAAACCATTGTCAGACAAAGAGAAATCAAATATGCAGGTGCAGTTGATCAGTCTATTAATGACAGAAAAAATTTAAATAAAGGAGAATTCAGATATTATGAACAAAGACGAATGTTTTGAGTTTGGTAAAATCACTAAAACTCACGGTCTTAAAGGTGAAGTATTAATTTTTGCCGACGTTGATGATCCTTCAGAATACGAAGGTTTGGATGTAGTGTTCTTAGAAAGAAAAGGAAACTTGATTCCTTACTTCTTGGAGTACTTATCATTACACAATAATAGATTTATTGCAAAGTTCGAAGATATTGAAACTTTAGAAGATGCTGAAACTCTAAAAGATGTACAGCTTTACTTACCTCTTTCAGCTCTACCTGAACTAGAAGAAGGACAGTTCTACTATCATGATATCATTAACTTTAAGGTAGTCGATCAGAATTTAGGTGAACTTGGTGTGGTTACAAAAGTATATACTAACAGTGCACAAGATCTAATTGAGATGGAACATTTAGGAAAAGAAATCCTTATTCCGGTGAGTGCAGATATTGTACAAAAAGCTGACTATGAAGCCAAAACACTTCATACCAACTTACCTGAAGGTCTATTAGATATCTACCTAGAAGAATAGTTGTTTCACTACAACCAAAACTGTTATAACACAGTAAATTAAAGCCCTTTTTGGATAATTTAATATAATCCGGAAGGGCTTTAATATTTATCTAGATAACAGATGTTTATGTTATCATCCATTTAAACGAATAAACATTCATTTACTCGCCAATCACGTACATTTGTTTGCATACATACTTTAATAATACTCTTCACACTACACTAAAGAAAGAAGAGACTGTTTACAAAGAATCATCAAGTATTTAAACTACTTTTACGTGAAAAAACTACTACTTCTAATTGGATTATTCTTTATTGGTGGCGCGATGTTCACTAATGAAGCAGAAGCACAAACTTCCGTACAATACTATTATGGAATGGGGAACGTTCAACAAATTTCAGTCTGGCAAAACGTCGATGAGAAAAACTTACTGAACTTCCGTGTGGGGTACCAAGACTTTGATAACGAAAACGTTTCATTGTCTATTGGTTATGGCCGTTTAATTGGTGAATTTTTACCTTACTTGGTATACAATAAGGATGTCAAGTCAGATCTAAATAATTATTCTTTTACCAATGGTTATTATTGGGCTCCTGGTGGACGATGGGATTTTGCTATTGGCTGGACGCTAAATCAGCATGAAACATTAAGAGACGGTACAGGTACATCAGAAATCCCTGCAGAGACTTACTCGAGCTGGAGTCAGAGTTATTGGTTTGATGTATACTACAACTTAACTAAGATGAAAGCACAGCTAGGTGTAGAAGCAGGTGTTACTTCATCTGGTCAGTGGTTCTGGGGTATTATGGTATCCAAGGCTTTAGACTTTAAAAAGAAGAAATAAACTGTAGATTATATAATTCTTAAGAAATCCTCTTTTGCTAAAATTTATTAGTGAATGAGGATTTTTTTATTGTACTTGCAATACGAGGAATCCCTAAATTAAATATGACTAATCTACTCAATAAACTAAACGCTGCATTTCCGTTAATCGAAGACAATAAAATAAAAAGTATAGCCTCATTTCTATTCGGTCTTTTTGTCTTTATCTTTCTTTATATCTTCCAGCCCTTTGGCATTGCTGATGTTGTCTTTTATAAGCCTCTATTGATTGGTGGGTACGCATTGATAACAATCTGTAACGTTGCTTTTTGCTTCTTCATTTTACCGAAAATATTCACAAAAATATTCAATCCTGAAAAGTGGACGGTTCTTAAAGCCATTCTTTTTTCTTCAGTAATTATTTTGCTCATCTCTATTAGTAACTGGTTGTATACTTCTACAATTGGGCAAGAGGTTTTATTTATCAGTCATTCATTTATTAAGTTCATAGGAATTACCATTTCTGTAGGTATCTTCCCTACTATTGTTTTTATACTATTCTTAGAATGGAAACTTAGATCAGACAAGGAACAGAAAGCAGAACATATTAATACACAAATTCAAGAACAAGAACTTGAAGAAACGCAAGAAGCTATCTCTTTCCAATTAGAAAAAAAATCATTTTCTATTCCGCTCCATCAATTTTTATGTATCAAATCAGAAGGGAATTATTTAGAAGTTTACAGCGAAAAAAACGGTGCTATTCAAAAGGAAGTGATACGATTATCTTTAAAGAAGGCAAAAGAGCAAATTCAAAAAGACCACAATGTACATCAGTGTCATAGATCTTATATTGCTAACTTTGATAAAATTCAAAAAGTAAGTGGTAATGCTAGAAACTATGAACTACAGCTAGAAAACCTTGATTTTTCAATCCCTGTTTCAAGAAGTTTTTCTAAAGAAATGATCAGTATTTATAAATAATTAGGCCTTCCCATTCGTCCCATTCATCCCAAAAACCTCATTTTTTAGGCCCATACACCCCATTATCTCCTGTTCATCACATATCGGTTTCTTTTTCAAAAAAGTGCTTATACATTAGAGTTACGAACCAAAAATCATACGGTTATGAAAACGACTTTCCTGTTAAGCCTTATATGTATCGTACATACTTTCTTTTCCCTTAAGACAACTACCATTATAATACACGTTAAAGGGATTGAAAATACCCAAGGTAAAATACAAGTAGGCTTGTATGACAACAGTAATGACTTTCCAAAGTATGGACAACATATCGAGGGGGTCTCTGTTGAACCGTCGACTGGTGATGTTTACATTACCTTAGAAAATATTCCTGAAGGGGAATATGCAATAGCTGTGTGGCATGACGAGAATGAAGACAAAGAACTTAATACAAATTGGGTAGGAAAACCAACTGAAAAATATGGTTTTTCTAACAATGTATTTGGCACTTTCGCCCCTCCTAAATTTAAGGATGCTTCATTTTCAATTGAGAATAATGACACTAAAAAGCTTACTATCAATTTAGAATAGAAATGACCTATTATCAATTTGACACTATCATTATTGGTGCCGGTTTAGGTGGTTTAGTTGCCGGTGCTACACTAACGAAAAAAGGTCACAGAGTGCTTTTATTGGAACAACATTATGTGGCCGGAGGATGTGCGACTACTTTTAAAAGAAAGGATTATATCATGGAGGTGGGACTCCATGAGATGGATGGGCTTTATGAGAAGGATATCAAAAAAGATATCTTCGAATATCTAGAAATAGATAAAAATATTAATCTTATTAAAGTACCTGAAGTTTTTAGATTAAAATCAGAAAAACTAGATTTTACACTCCCACACGGAAAAAAGGCCTCCTACGACAAATTGGTAAGTTACTTTCCAAATGAGGCGAAAAACATCCAAAGGTTCCTCACCTTTATGGATAACATACTAACAGAATTACCTCAGTTTCCTTTAGAAAAATGGAAACAAACAATCACTCTGCCGATCATGCCCCTTAAGTTTCCTAACATTGTTAGGGCTGCTAGAAAGAGCTTAGGGGCGTGGTTGGATTATTATTTCAAAGACGAAGATCTAAAGCTATTACTTCAGGCCAACCTGCTTTATTACCATGATGACCCATACTCTATGTCAATGATCTACTTTGCTGCCGCACAAACCAGCTATATCAATGGAGGTGGATATTTCATCAAAGGTGGGTCTCAAAAACTTTCTGACTATTTGGTATCTATCATTAATAATAATGGAGGACAGGTAGTATTGGGCAAAACGGTTAAAGAAGTAATTATTGAAGAGGGTAAGGCAAAAGGTGTGCTTTATCATGATAAGTACCAGAATTCATCGAAAAATAGAGTCTATGCAGAAAACATCATCTCCAATGCAGCTATTCCTGTACTTGAAAAAATGCTCCCCAATAAAGAGGCATTAAAAATCAATCAAAAAGTTGGACACTTAAAACCATCTTGTTCTTTATTGAGTATCTATATCGGCTTTAAAGGAGATATCAAACAATATGGAAGCGTAAATTATTCTACCTTTTTCTCCCATAAAGAAGTAGAAACTCTAAAAGATGTTCACAAGAATTACCAAGGAGATTGGACAAAACGCAACTTTGTTTTTGTAGACTACTCACAAATTGATGCAGGATTAGCTCCTAAAGGAAAATCCTTCGGTGTAATTTGCTGTGCTGATTATATACAAGATTGGGAAAGTTTATCTTCTGATGCTTATAAAGCAAAAAAAGAGGAAGTAGCATCAATATTTATTCAACGCTTAGATCAGAAGTTTCCAGGCATAAAAAACGAAATTGAGCATTATGAAGTAGCCACTTCAAAAACAATTAGAAGCTATATTAATAGCCCAAATGGAACGCCTTATGGGTATGCACAAATAAAAGGTCAGAGTGGTAGAAATAGAACACCATTAAAATCACCCATTCCTAATTTATACTTTGCAGGTTCTTGGTCATTCCCCGGAGGAGGTTTTACAGGGGCAATTATCAGTGGATATTTATGTGCTACTCAAATTCAAGACCAACCTAATGTAGTTTCTAAAGACCAAAATGAACCATCATTAGACACAGAAAACAAAGTAACTCTAATTGAAAAAAAGTTAATAGCAGAAGATACCGTTGAGCTATCTTTTACTAAGCCTGTATCCTTTCAATACAATGCAGGACAATACCTCATCTTAGATCTACTTACGCCGAAATACACAAATTTAGATATATCTCATAGACCTTTATCCATCGTCTCACATCCTAGCGAGGACAATATTCGACTTGCTATGCGATATAGTGACAGCTCTTTCAAAAAATCGATTAAAGAAATGGACTTAAATACCGTATGTAAAATTTATGGTCCTATAGGAAGTTTTTCTACTCAGAATGCTACAAAAGGGATCTCATTTATTGTTGCAGGCATAGGAATTACCCCTATCCTACCTTTACTCAAAGAATTAGAAGACCAGCATTATTCTAACCCAGTATACTTGTTTTATTCAAACAAAAATGAAGTATCAACGGCTTATCATCATGAGTTACAAGAAGTGCAGTTAGAGAACTTCCACTATGTTCCTGTTTTTACAGAAACGGAAGAGAGGATATCTGCAATCACATTATTCTCACACCTTCAACAATGGGATAATTTCCAATATTATATTGTTGGAAACTCTAGCTTCAATAAAGGAATGAAAGAAATGTTGTTGAGTAACCCTAGTATCAACAATGAGGATATCTTAGTAGACGATTTTGGATAAAAAAAGGGTAGACAATTTTAATAACTGTCTACCCTTTTTTGAGGTATCTTTTGGATATAAAAAAACAAGCCAGGAACGCATCGCTCAACCTATTACCCTTGCTTACTTCCGTACCTGGGGGATTCTAGGGAGCAAATCGACCTGACTTGCGATGCAAAGGTACGTACATTTTTTTATTCCACAAGGGTTTTTTCTATTTTTTCATTCAAAAACCATCAAGTTAATTATAATTATTTTATTATCAACAATTTAAAGTTTATTTTTTTTTAAAAATTTATGAAAGAAGTGTCTTGATATCGTCTTTACTCAGTTTTTTCATAAAACTCTCTTCTGTTGTAATTAGTGTATCCGCCAATTCTCTCTTACTTTGTTGTAAAGCAAGAATCTTCTCTTCAACGGTGCCTCTAGTGATAAACTTGTACACGAACACCTGATTTTCCTGACCGATTCTATGTGCTCTATCAACAGCTTGTGCTTCAATTGCAGGATTCCACCAAGGGTCTAGAATGAAAACATAATCTGCTGCTGTTAGATTAAGTCCTAATCCACCTGCTTTTAGAGAAATAAGGAAAATTTGAATATCAGAATTGTTTTGGAAGTCATTTACTTCCTTCTTTCTATCCTTAGTTGCTCCATCTAAGTAAGCATACTTCATTCCTTGCTTATCCAATTCCTTTCTGAAAATAGACAAGTGTTTCACAAACTGACTAAACACTAAAATCTTATGACCTTCTGATATGGCATTACTTAAAGAACGAATCACTTCGTCAAATTTACCTGCAGAATGTCCATAACTTTCTTCTATTAGCTTAGGATGGTTAGCCAATTGTCTCAGTTCTGTAAGCCCTTTTAATAGCATAAACTGCGAACCTGTCACTCCTGTTGTCTCAATATGTTCAAGGATATCATTTCTATAGGATGACTTCACCTCTTCATACTTTTTCTTTTGCTCAGGAGTCATATCGATATACATCACCTTTTCTACCTTCTCTGGCAGCTCAGATGCTACTTGAGATTTATGGCGACGCATAATAAATGGCTTAATCAGACGATATAATTTTGCATATTTTTTTTCGTCCTTCTTTCGTTCAATTGGATTAAGAAACTCTTTCTTAAAGAAGTTCTGACTACCTAAAA is part of the Flammeovirga agarivorans genome and harbors:
- the rimM gene encoding ribosome maturation factor RimM (Essential for efficient processing of 16S rRNA) encodes the protein MNKDECFEFGKITKTHGLKGEVLIFADVDDPSEYEGLDVVFLERKGNLIPYFLEYLSLHNNRFIAKFEDIETLEDAETLKDVQLYLPLSALPELEEGQFYYHDIINFKVVDQNLGELGVVTKVYTNSAQDLIEMEHLGKEILIPVSADIVQKADYEAKTLHTNLPEGLLDIYLEE
- a CDS encoding LytTR family DNA-binding domain-containing protein; its protein translation is MTNLLNKLNAAFPLIEDNKIKSIASFLFGLFVFIFLYIFQPFGIADVVFYKPLLIGGYALITICNVAFCFFILPKIFTKIFNPEKWTVLKAILFSSVIILLISISNWLYTSTIGQEVLFISHSFIKFIGITISVGIFPTIVFILFLEWKLRSDKEQKAEHINTQIQEQELEETQEAISFQLEKKSFSIPLHQFLCIKSEGNYLEVYSEKNGAIQKEVIRLSLKKAKEQIQKDHNVHQCHRSYIANFDKIQKVSGNARNYELQLENLDFSIPVSRSFSKEMISIYK
- a CDS encoding FAD-dependent oxidoreductase, with protein sequence MTYYQFDTIIIGAGLGGLVAGATLTKKGHRVLLLEQHYVAGGCATTFKRKDYIMEVGLHEMDGLYEKDIKKDIFEYLEIDKNINLIKVPEVFRLKSEKLDFTLPHGKKASYDKLVSYFPNEAKNIQRFLTFMDNILTELPQFPLEKWKQTITLPIMPLKFPNIVRAARKSLGAWLDYYFKDEDLKLLLQANLLYYHDDPYSMSMIYFAAAQTSYINGGGYFIKGGSQKLSDYLVSIINNNGGQVVLGKTVKEVIIEEGKAKGVLYHDKYQNSSKNRVYAENIISNAAIPVLEKMLPNKEALKINQKVGHLKPSCSLLSIYIGFKGDIKQYGSVNYSTFFSHKEVETLKDVHKNYQGDWTKRNFVFVDYSQIDAGLAPKGKSFGVICCADYIQDWESLSSDAYKAKKEEVASIFIQRLDQKFPGIKNEIEHYEVATSKTIRSYINSPNGTPYGYAQIKGQSGRNRTPLKSPIPNLYFAGSWSFPGGGFTGAIISGYLCATQIQDQPNVVSKDQNEPSLDTENKVTLIEKKLIAEDTVELSFTKPVSFQYNAGQYLILDLLTPKYTNLDISHRPLSIVSHPSEDNIRLAMRYSDSSFKKSIKEMDLNTVCKIYGPIGSFSTQNATKGISFIVAGIGITPILPLLKELEDQHYSNPVYLFYSNKNEVSTAYHHELQEVQLENFHYVPVFTETEERISAITLFSHLQQWDNFQYYIVGNSSFNKGMKEMLLSNPSINNEDILVDDFG
- the pth gene encoding aminoacyl-tRNA hydrolase; translation: MKYLIVGLGNIGPEYEKTRHNIGFMVADALAKKFDAKFEMDRLAYVTDFKNKGRSITVIKPTTFMNLSGKAVKYWANQLKIPTENILVIVDDLALPYTTLRMRGKGGAAGHNGLKDIEAQLSTSAYPRLRFGIGDNFSKGKQVDFVLGEFSEDEKIDLYGLIDKSVDMCLSFSAIGLSRTMNQFNK
- a CDS encoding SPFH domain-containing protein, which encodes MTDKKLKSLSGYWMIIIQAALFAGAAYVLSLPNLGAVAMLIFFIDLVLIRGYFTAQNGESVLVSLMGKYKGTVINSGFYWTHPFRKIQRLNQKDHINHIGPWNTFAKDGVELEMSVEIRWRVEDAAKVFYELSDPQESAQSIAKETAQTLIEMYPYENNGTERVSLRLHSSTINSAYATALKKKFLEAGIVLESARFNGIRSLKKKHNPEEALTLAQQLVNDIHELKPLSDKEKSNMQVQLISLLMTEKI
- a CDS encoding DUF2141 domain-containing protein, with product MKTTFLLSLICIVHTFFSLKTTTIIIHVKGIENTQGKIQVGLYDNSNDFPKYGQHIEGVSVEPSTGDVYITLENIPEGEYAIAVWHDENEDKELNTNWVGKPTEKYGFSNNVFGTFAPPKFKDASFSIENNDTKKLTINLE